CTTGGCTCTCAGCTCGGCATTTTCATTTCGCAATCTTTGCACTTCAGCATTTAGTTCTGTGTTCTCGTTCTGTAACCTCTCCGCTTCTTTCTTCAAGTTCATACTACCACCCTGAACAAGCAAAGAATAAGTTGAAATTTTACTCATATTTTCCCAACTTAAATATACAGTAAAAAAGAAGGTACCTAGTTTTTACTTTAAAATATAACCCtattcaaggttcgcaataccgtaccgtatcagtATTTCGATCTGGGTTCGgtaccagtacggtacggtataccgagcggtacacctaggtgtgctgagtactgtagtactgctacagtactacagtgcactcggatcgGTAaccgacggtccgcgtaccgacaaccgatcggatcggtacgtaccgttcataccgggcggtacaattcggtactgcagaccctgACCCTACTAATTGTTAAAGCTAAGAAAATAAACAAATGGATAATTTATCATCTTACAGATAACTTTACTAATTACAAAAGCTTGCTATAAGCATGGATTAGAAAATGAACATGAAATTAGGGGGAacaaaaatacaaaacaaaagaTCTATTAAGATAGATTACCCTTGGAATCTAATAGCAAAAACTTGTGTGACCAACATTTGCTATTTTGTTGTCACAAAAATTACACTAAAGTGATctcataattcttgaaatattttAGAAACGATGAAACACAAAGGAAATAAATCAGAGCAACAAGAAGAATAAGAAATAAATCAGAGCAACAAGAAGAATAAGCCGGTCTTAAAGAGGCTTGCctatatgatattaaaaaaacatTGACACCATACAATCTAGAGTCTAGTGCATTAGTTTCATCCTTTTTATGCTGGTCCACTCTTGTTCAGGTATGTGTTTGTACAAGCAAAAATATTCAGCCAGCAATACCAAAGAACTCTACGACAGCCTAGAATTCTTTGCACAGAGAATGTAGAAGAGGAAGAGGTTGTTAGCGAGAATAATAAAAGATGAATGGTGAACTCAAGAGAACCATCGATACATTGCAAATTTTAATAGCATTACATGAATTGTTTGGGGAAGTAATGGGAATCAATATATAATTGAGATATTAAATATACATAACAAACATATGCTACTTCCGTAACTAATTGTACAAAGATTCTTAAATATTTTACTCTTTTTACTTCCTCACTTTCAGTTTCTCACTAACTTCTGTAACTTCAGATTTATGTGCAACTGGTAtagcctctctctccctctctctctctctctctcaattgctTCTTTAGCTTGTTATCTTTTTGTTATCAGAACAGGCATAATTTTACTTCAACATATAAAGTTCAGAGAAGTTATTTGGGAAGGCCCCAAATCTTGACCTTGCACAAACTTGTAATTAGTTCAGCTACACTATGATATTAGAATTCCGAGACCATGCAATCATTACGGCACTGTATTGGTTAGTATGCAGTCTTTTGTATTAGAAGATACAAATAACAAATTGAACCCACACTCATCCTGAAgattagcaagttctttcaaattTATTGAACCACAGTTTTCTAGGCACCCACTTCCTAAAGCCTCAATTAAGAGAAACAGAGTAATAAAACTATATCTAGAAGGTATTCCAGTTATTCATTCATATTCTGTGAAACTCATTTGTTTCATGGTTTACACCACGAGAAAAAGGGAGTTCTAATGCACGAGCCTTATTCCATGTCTATTCTATAATATAGAAGCtttcaaataagattttaaaTACCAGTCGTACCAATACATACAAACCAATATTTAACAGTTTGAACAAATACCAGGTATCAAAAGGTATCCATCAAAAGTCATGGGAAGTCCAGAAATGATTTTGACCTCATACTAAAACTCAATTTTCGACTTCTTTTCCAAAAAGCCATACTGAAAGTGTGTTACTAAACAACAGACAGTTGCAAAAGGATCTTTTTTTGCTTCAAAAGCTAGATAAGGCCTTTCCAAAAGTTAAGCCAAACATGCCCTTACAACTTATTTTTGTAAAACATAGAAAACTTTATAAATAGACATGACTGAGGACCCCTGGTTATAATTATGTAAGCCAGTAAATTAAGGGCTTCTTATAATTTCATCAAGAATTATCTAGGCACCATAAAATCCTTTCAAACATAGATAACTTCATATCTGATATAGCATGTTGTAGCCTTCCAGTTGAAAGAGAAACATATTTCGCAcccatatatattatatagtaaATCTATTTTCTAGAATTTGGATTTTTTCAAACTTCAAAACGAGACTTAAAACAACTTGACATTCATGAGAGAGGTACTGGGATACAATTTATACAACTAAAGAGACGATGAAGGCAAAAACATGGACAAAGACTTTTGACATTTATTTACATTACTTACCCAGTGTGAATCTTCATTTGATCGACAATCATGGTACGAGGAAAAACAAATTATCTAAACAATATTTGAATATATCAAGGAACAAAGATCATCTTATAAACTTAGACAAGATATAGCATACCTAAGATTTGCTAATTTTAACACAATCTCAGAAATACGAACTCATTGATAAAAGTATCATGTCCTCCACTACAACTAGCTAACAATTTGGTCATCAAGTTACTTCTCTGCACTTTTTGAATATCAATAATTGCATATGCACTAGTTGAAAGCTTGGAGTATATGATGCACATAAtacaagaaatgataaaaacCATCTAAATATGATTCCAGTTATGAAGAAACAAAATGGAGCTATTTGGCAAGACAATGTCACAAATTATAAAACGAGTTCTGTTTCATCACTTACATTGTTAAATATCTGTCTTGGTGAATAAGAAGATGGAGAGTTTCCTCCAATATAAGGAGCACCTAGCAAAACTTGTTTCATGACTTCCTTTGTTGCGAAGTCATCAATACCCATGTTCTCATAACTCCAAAATGCACCTACAGCTCCTAAAAACCCTTCGTGACATAAAAAGGTTGTTTGTAGCTGACCTTTTGACCTGAAGgatattagaaaaattatatatatgatgaataaacattaaaaaaatttgcTTAAAAAATATAATCTAATAAATGATTGAGAAACTGTTATATTAACACTAGTAGTCAATATTTGAAATTTAACAGAATGAGTGGAAGAGATATTTAAAGAACAAAAAAGGACTCTAATCAATTCTCTAAGGATAAAGGTGAATTACCAATATTTCATTGAACAAGAAATCTTGTCCATAATCTTTTCATGACCACATATGTAAGTTCCTCGGAAGAAAATTTTCTTGAGCCCTGAGAGCTTTGCCACAAAACAGGATATCTGGAACAGATTCATAGCTTAGAAGTGAGAGAACACACTTAAAATTGCCAGAGAGCTGAAGAAATGCACCTTGACCAGTTAGGTATGATGAAAAATAAAGAAGATAATAATCTAAAGTCAGGTCTTAAGTTGCATTAAAGTAACATAATCATGTCAACTTGCATGAAGCAACACTAGAATAAAAAATGTCAAATGAAGTCTCTTGTTTCTTTTAGTAATAAGAGAAAATTCACCAATCTAAATCATTTTGACAAGGAGAATgtgcaacagaaaaaaaaaaaagaaaaaatattgatgaccactataattttaacaaatttaagcaGACTCTGATAATATCTTTTACAGGAATTCCTGAAATAGTTTTCTCCAGTCAGTTATGGTTTCCTGGAAAACATCCACTATTTTGTATGAGGTTTTGTTTCTTTCAGATTACAGATTGACCCCTTGCACGAATTTTATGATTTGCAAGGTAAATAGCTTGAAGAGGAGCTAGCTTCTCGGAAAATAGGTGCCTTGGGTTTCAGAAGGACATAGTAGCTTTCTCCACGTGCATATTGTTGAACCTGGCATGGCTACAGCCTGTAGTagcaattattttaaaaattttgtttcaGGAGTCTACGCAGCATAGTTCTTGCTGCAAATGAGAATATGTGATGGGCACCAGACTAGACATAAAAGGTTGGGATGTTACAGTATATAAGTTGCTGAAATCTAATATCTTCAAAGAAAAAttgataaataaaatttcaagagCTATTGGTACCACATAGTGCTTAACAATTTAAATCCATTAGACTAAAAAGAAACACATGCCATAAATCATAACTCAGAAAGATGTATTTATATTTCAGATCCTCAATCTTCAACCTGAATGCAATTTACCTAGAGTGAATTGTTAAAAATGGCCTTTTGCAACTGCTTTTCAGATTCAATTTCGATAAGAATCCTCCCAATAATTATCAACTCTAAGATCACTACTAAACTAATATGAATTCAACTAAACTAGAAGACGAGAAACATGCCTATTTTTAAATGGCTACTAATGCCCCCGATACTCTTATCCTGCTTCGAAAACCAAACTGGTCTAGCATAATTCCTcaaatatagatatatacacTAAAAGTAAAAGACCCTCATTGTATCATCTATTGTTAACTGTTTCTGCCATCCGCTGCTACCCAAAGCTGGTTGAATGAAGAAGCCCTCACAAAGATACTAGGGTGACGACAGTGGTTGACACTGGCATGGTGGATATGGTTTTGGCAACACTCATTGGATGTTGAGAAAGATAAGAACATTCAAAAAGCTGGGTAGAACATCTTGCTTTAATACCAAGATGTCAAAATTAAGACTCCAGCAAGTCTTTCTCCAATTCGAGGAGAAAAGGCCTCCTGAATTACAAGCTAAAGAATTTACCTACAAAAATAAATTAACTTACTGTGTAGAAGACAAAGAAAATATCAATTTATctacaaaaataaatttttactGCATAGAAAATAAAGAGAACATCTAAGTTTGAGCCCTCAGGTTCACATCAATATATATAGTTAATGAAGAGAACTTGCAGGAGAAATATACAATTTGCTGGTAATCTCATTACTGttcaaattaaaacaaaactaACATCTAAGAAACTTCAAATATTATCACTGCTAATAGCTAAGCAACTAACTCTCATGTCCTATAACCATATCAGGACTCTTACACATTAATAAACCCAAAAAATACTATACACAACAACTAAAAGCCATAACACCGCGTCTGGAATCAGTTACATGGATCATTTCCTGCTATTAAGCATTGTGTCTAAAAAGACTTCAATCTCTGAAAGAGTTACTAtaattaacaatgaaaatgcatcaaaaaatcatagaacaaaaaAGGTACACCCTAAGCTGTTGTCTTATTGCCATAATGAACTCAAAGAGTTCTTGAGCTGATCTGGCTCAAAAAGATTCCAAAGAATGAACCCAAAGGGTGCTGCAGCATTGTATCATTTGTCGACCATATTTTTcaatgattcaaaaaaaaaaaaacatatttattaCATTGTTTTAGGAAGAAATCAAAGTTTTCTGCAATATCTCAAAAACTGATCAGACCATCATGTATTTACAAGTCCGACCAACGAATGGGACATGAACCAAGCAACTTCTCCTGGTCCCATCTGAAACTTAGGTTGCTAGGTGGTAACGTTAGCAACCTGGCTTACCACCAGGTTTAGACTATTGAAGCGTCTACCTGGCCTACCTCTGGTTACTGTATCCAACAGGTACCTATTAAGGGCCTGTTTGACCTCCCTATAAAATTCCTTTTTCACCCTCTTTCAGTCTTTCTACCCTAGTTTTGTATCTTTTCACTCCCTTTCTCCCAACCTACTTCCCCTCAAATTCTCTCCTAGACCCTCTCAAGTTAGCCAAGTTACTTGTAGTGTTCTAGTATCAAATCTTAAAAGCTTGGTTTTATGTACATAaacatgcttgtttgtaaatgcaAGACATTTTATCAGATTCAATCACTTGTATGCCAGTTGACTTGCGCTATTATGTTAAGCTTATTGAACCAAATCTCAAGATTTACATTTTTCCGaagataatttttcaaggaactgGTAAATTACACAAGCTGGAAGATCTATAAGTCGAGGATGATTGTACCATTACATGAAAGCATACCAATATCTTTCAGGCATTGTAAAAGTGCATGCCATGCTAGATAGCATGTCCACGCACCAATCAGTACACTGCAGATAAAAATTTTGTTTAGTCATGTGTTTGCACCTCTATCACAGGTTTGCATGGCATGTACTGTTATCTTTCTAGCATGGGACTTGACAATACAGCTGCTTGGTATGACAATCTTTGCAACAAATTACTGGGAGCTGAATTTTTTCAATTTGAAAACTTCCATATTGATGCAAGAGTAAACAGAAGTTACATATGATGAAAGATGCATATGGGATTATTTCCTCTGGGCATCACTTTTTTACTTTCTAGCTAAATTTTACAGCTTATTTCCAATAAGAATTTCCCTATGGGCTTGTAAAATCAACCTACTGGTATTTTCAAAGTTCAGCTGTGACTAGCATCTTATACTTACTTGTCCAATATTATATGTGAAAGCATTCAAGAGAGCTGCAGCAAGATCCTCTGCTTTGTAATCCGAAAGCTTGTTTGAAGTTACCTTCCCGAAGCTAGATGCAGTTGTTGATGCTGGAAGACCATGCTATGATTTTATAAGAAAAAGTGAGTTACAATGGATAAACGTGATAAGAGAAAAGAACAAATGATTGATGCACCACATAAACTTGCTaggtttggttcataacatatacATCTGTAAAATTAAAAAGAACCTGCAAAAGTGCTGTAAAACAGAAGTTTCTTTGTGATTGATTCCAATGCGTCATTGTTGTCATGTAGTCTAGAACAACCACTTTTGCTTACTTATGAacttaaaaacaaggactaatgtTAGCCTCTAAGGTGAATTGGATACCAACAATAAGGACCATCATAAGCTAATAATGATCAATATAGGTTGTAGAAGAGCACAATCCCATAAGCTTTTAGCTTTTCCATAATCTCACACTATTTGGGTAGGATTCTTGAAAATCATTTGACAAAATGAAGGCTGTCACAGTTGAAGAGTTTAGTGTTTCAAGGAAGGATCCTCTTTCAGTTGTTCAATGGAAAATAGTGAAAAAAAGGGATATAGGCATGAATTCTGTTATTAATATTTTAGAGATTTATGTGGAGCGGACATCACTAATTGGGTTTGGCTGTTTTTGGAGCATTGAAGAAAGAATTTAATTAAGGAAAAGAACATTGAGATTAACTTTTGATATATTTCCTTTGAAGTACTCGGAATGCCATTGCTCCTAGGTTTTCATCCTATGCATTTTAAGTATAACATATTATTTAACAAGAGAATCTCCCAGggagaaagaaaaaaacaaacagaacaaaaaaaaacaaaaagtttGGACATAGAAAGAAGGGGCAAATGAGATTCAAttagtaaaagaagaagaagaaacaaattcCTATCAAGAAGATATGGCAGTCATAAttcccaacaaaacatgatatcaGGGTCATCAATTAAAATCGAGGATGGACAAAGTACAACATGATTAAATTGAAAAGCTAATGATATCTTATACTACTGTAGGATGAGCTTTAGTTAGGTGTCTAAAAAATTCACAAAGTAGGTTGGGCAATTGAAACTCGACATCagtctcaaaaaagaaaaaaaaatcaaaattttcataatCACATTTTATTTAATGAGAGAGCCTCTCAgtgaaaggaaaagaaatatcAAAAGTTTAGAGACAGAATGAACAGGCAAAAGAAACTCAATATCACAGTGTTGCAAAAGATATAAAACAAATTCCCATCAAAACAAAATGACATTCAGGTTAAACTATGTTTTTGGGACCATTAATTTAAGTTGGGGGTGGCCAAAACAAAATATGATTTGATTGAAAAGCTACTAGGTTTCTATCCCATTCTGGGGTGAGGTTATCCTGGGTGCCAAAAAAAAGTTAATAGAATAGTAATATGAAGACACTATCTGtcacgacccgagcctgatgggctaattagcctatcaacttcgtttggtctaaaccactgactaaaatgcttaagctgaaatttatagtagtacactcatcagacccttataagtcaattttaatcttacccactttcgatgtgggactaatcagaggTGTTACAATCAActccactcaaaggcttgacgtcctcgtcaaggcccaacataatcTAGATCaggccctagcatagtgcatgtgaggcatagcctagtggtggctccacgccgtgacaagtccactgacttcgtctacgggtagcccttttctACTCGGACTCCTCACcgaccaaatgctaggtcggctgaccaaaatgcttaagctgaagtttatagtaatacactcatcagacctttataagccaatcttaatcttgcccactttcgatgtgggactaatcaagggtgTTACACTATCATCTCTTAAATTTAAACAAGCATCTCTAAAATTTCATCAAAACCAAGATGAAATAGGAACTAAATGAGAAGAGATATAATTTACCAAGTTCAGAGAAATAGCTCTATTCTCCATTCAAAATATGAGATAAAAATTACATCATGTTGAAGGAGCtaaaatcaaaatatcaaaattagtaTGGCAGGCCATGTACCCCATGTAGTAGAAAAATTGGTGATATGGATTAAATAGAGAAAAGAAACATATCATCATCCATTTTTAATATGATATGAATTTGGTTACTCATAGCAAAGCATAGTAAATGATGCAACCTTATCTGTCTTAAATGGCCTCGAATATGAACTGGATATATAATGGATACAAATTGGAATGGGATTAAAATATGTCTCAAATGAGTCCGCGATAACATTATATAGATAATTAAGAAACTATTCAAAACTATCAATCATTGTTCTCAGATGGGAAAAAAATTAAAGCAAACACAAAAAGCAAAAGAAGCATGCAAAAATAGTACATATAGTGTGCATAGACAAACCTATCAAATAACAGCTTTTCTACAATTAATTTGGCTAAATTCAACATTGCAAGGTATATTCATATATTTGGAAACTTGAAGAGGTTGGAACCTGAAGCATATTTGTGCTCAtctccaaaaaatttcagatagcTATATTCAAATATAGAACAAATGTGAcaaaacatgaacttatgcaaccATATCCATCTCTAACTGGATATGGAAACAAATCTGGATGAGTATTATCCGACCGAATTTCACCCCTATCTCATATGGTGAAGATTTACAATATAATTTGAAATACTTGGTATGCGAAAAAAACTGCAGAAAGTCTCAAGAgctttttattttcaatttttaTAGAGCAATTAATTAAGCCACCTGTATTGTTAATATAAGTGATAAAAATAATTGATGATGGTCATTATTAGTGATTAATACTGAATCACCTATTTTTCTAGTAGATCATAACTGCTTTATAATGAAGATACTGAGGGAAATATACCTTTGGATAACCCTCCTTTCCATATATGTCCCCAACAGTCAAATCTACTGCTAGATTATTACCTCTCTGGCTAAGCTCCAAGAACTCTTCATAACTGCAGAAAGGAGATAAGGAATACATAAAGGCAAAATAATATAAAGAATGGAACTTTTCAATCAAACGCTACCTTGTACACCCTGTCAACAGTCTTGCAAGGCCAAGTATAGTACCACCTCCCAGATGTGTCCCAATAATACGTTCAAATTTCCATTTCCCGATAACCTGCTTCATGCTTTCGCATTAATTTCTATGTTATAAAGAAAACTTAGACATCAATAGAAGTTTAAACTATTACTTCATTCATATTAAAGAAGTACCTCAATCATGCTAACACCTGAGCCAACATTGACAAGAAGATATGGAAATATGTTGTGTTCATTGGGGTCAGTTGTCACACTTTCATCAGAATTTGAGGAAGGTTCATGTAAATCTTGATCTTCCTGTCAAAATAGGGACAAAACTAAAATGTAAGAGCATATCTAAGGCTTTCTTTATTTTCCTAAAGTGGAAATGATCaattatatttttaagttttaactAATAATATTAGTACCAAACGATTAAGACAACTAAGAAGAGAAATAACATGCAGAACATAACATTCATTGCTTCAGTTCCGTACGTAAAACATGCTCTATACAAAAAGGGGATAAAAGGACAACATTAACAGACATAATATTATACTCCCAAATCGTAAATCAAAGAGCACCTAGAAGTTATTATGGTCAATGCTCCATGTTTCACATGGCaaggaatatcttaagcaaggacTATGAGTCAGAAGGTATCATTCACTTGATAACCACATTCAGCTTGATTAATCTAAAGAATCAAGCCCATTGACACAAGCTGTAATTAAGCGAGAATCTTGCTTTGTTTAGCATAATTACCAATAACTAAAGAAATCAGAAAACCAAAAACAAATGAGTCCAGTTTGTTGGAATCAAACAGATTGGTACTGTTAATTGTTCTTGGAAGCAAGAtctgtcataccgaagcgtaccgcccataccgggcggtacgtaccagtccgacaggttaccggtacgcgtaCTGCCCGGtatcgctacagtgctacagtactatactgtagcactgctatagtatgaaaaaataaaaaaatattcggtacaccagggcataccgctcagtacgccctgatgtaccatcCGGTataccggtaccgtaccataccgagcccgggtcgaaacgtcggtacggtacgatacaacGAACCTTGCTTGGAAGAATCTTAAAATGCACTTGGACTATCTATAACTGAGATAGAAGGGAAAATCAAGAGAACTGAAGCAGAAGCAATTATTGCCTAAAAGTACTATaaagagagcaaaaaagaaaataatacaaaCAATCTTGATAGTACAACCACATTTCAATCCCTACTTTGTTTATATCTTCAAGGATATTGAAACTTAAACTTTTACAGAAATATTATGCTGCAAAACTACAGAGAGAGGGGCTCTATCTTCCAAGACATTTTCCAGAACAAACCAGTGCAGTCAAAATAAAGATGTCAACAAATGAACTAACTTAAAGAAACGAGTATAAACTTAAGCATAAGCCAGTTTTCATCAGCCAATGCTAATCTAtgacaaacataatctagagaatATCCACACAAAATggatatatttttaatttgtaaTGAGACTTACTTTATCGTTCAAATGTACATCTACCATTTCAATATCTTCGATACCAAGTTCCTTATAACTCATTAAAGCACCAAGAGCTCCTAGAAATCCCTCATGGCGCAAGAAAGTTGCTTGCATTTGACCCTTTGACCTGAACACAAAAATAAAATCTAAGCCCGGCGAAAAACATAATCCCTCCAAGGCTCCAACTCAGAATTTTATAAGCTGCTCTCAAAAAAAATTCATGTGTGTAAAAATAcgtaaaattaaaaagaaatgatACGTCAAGTATCATTGCTGGATGATCAAAGAACAGCGTTAACTAATGTCCTAAGAGACACAATAGAATACTCACCAATAACTAATAGCATAAGATATGTTGTCCATTGTGCTGGGATGTCCACGAATGTAAGATCCTCCAAAGAAAACTCTATTAAAACCTAAGAGCGCTGCTACAAGAAAAGCAACCTGAAATGTACACATCATAAAGAAAAACACAAGTTAGTCTTTGATCAATTCTCTAACATAATATTTTTGTCTTTTTATCACATTCTtcatcctttctttctttttctctgacTTGTATTCTTTTTTACTACACTTTTTTTCTAATTCATTCTGCTTTAGCCTTGATATGTTCAAAAAATAGGGATTATTGTTTCTTATATTGGTGGAAGTTGGAAATTACACTGTAGGTCTCCTAGGAATAGATTAAGACAATCTCATAGCCTAGAGAGATCATTTCTCAAACATGGATAGATTAAGAATGCTGCTACAAGAAAAGCAATCTGATATCTACAGATATAAAGATGAACAGAAGATATCATCCTCAGACATAATAGATTTTGCTTTGTATCACATTCTTCATGCCGGACATATACAAGTTGTTTTTCATTTTTCTGCTTTTCTTGTTTTTTCTGATTGTATCTTTTTTTActtcattattttttttctaatttattctGTTGAGCCTCCAAATGTGCACAAAACAGGGATTACCATTTCCTTTATTGCTCGAAGTTGGAAATTACACTTTGTAGGTTTCCTATGAATGGATTAGGACAATCACATAATAGTTATGGCTTGTATCACACTTCAGACTTATAAAAAGAGTTATTTTCTTTGTTTATCTTTCCGATTGGATGTATTTCTGTTAcctcattttttttctaatttattttgtTTTAGCCTTCAAATGTGCACAAAATAGAGACTTTAGCCTCCATTTCTTGTATCACATTTTGAAGTTGGAAATTACAGTATGTAGGTCTCCTAGGGATAGATTGGGATACTCCCATAGCCAAGAAAGATAATTTTCTCAAACATAAATTTACCTATGATGCACTACCAGTTTCAATGACCTACTAGACTGTAGGTCAAT
This genomic stretch from Musa acuminata AAA Group cultivar baxijiao chromosome BXJ3-9, Cavendish_Baxijiao_AAA, whole genome shotgun sequence harbors:
- the LOC135649406 gene encoding pantothenate kinase 1-like, translating into MAGCPANLNLGGAEIRGDLDERNPPIFLPNQPPDSSLLALDIGGTLIKLVYFSEGLLHFVKFERRRLHDCLDFIRSKKLISPNGFSAEPSNGHATIKATGGGAFKFTGRFKEILGVSLDKLDEIDSVVAGANFLLKEIPGESFTHMDGKRQAVEIDRNNLFPYLLVNIGSGVGLIKVTGNRKFERVTGTHIGGGTMFGLAKLLTGCLSYDEFLKLSQQGDNLVLDLIVKDICGDLVSEQQGLSASTLASSFGKVITSKRTLSDYKPEDLATTLLSAFTYNIAQVAFLVAALLGFNRVFFGGSYIRGHPSTMDNISYAISYWSKGQMQATFLRHEGFLGALGALMSYKELGIEDIEMVDVHLNDKEDQDLHEPSSNSDESVTTDPNEHNIFPYLLVNVGSGVSMIEVIGKWKFERIIGTHLGGGTILGLARLLTGCTSYEEFLELSQRGNNLAVDLTVGDIYGKEGYPKHGLPASTTASSFGKVTSNKLSDYKAEDLAAALLNAFTYNIGQISCFVAKLSGLKKIFFRGTYICGHEKIMDKISCSMKYWSKGQLQTTFLCHEGFLGAVGAFWSYENMGIDDFATKEVMKQVLLGAPYIGGNSPSSYSPRQIFNNGGSMNLKKEAERLQNENTELNAEVQRLRNENAELRAKLEKLQQDKSQSS